Part of the Mya arenaria isolate MELC-2E11 chromosome 8, ASM2691426v1 genome, GGATTCTGTAAGCCCTAGCCAGCTGGTCTCTGAAACTCTGGGAGGTTCAGTATCTCTCCCCCTAGCCCCTGTAATTGCCCAATCAATAATGGTACTTGTGATCATTTATGTACATGCTTCTTTTTGATCTTCAGGATTCTGTCTGCCCTGGCCAACTGGTCGCCGATATTTGGGGAGACCCAGTACCTTCCCGTCCTGGCATTCCCATTTGTGAAGCTGTTCCAGAACAATCACCTTGTTGCATTTGAAATTATTGCTACTATAATGGGTAACGATTCAGCATTTTTTCTTGAACCATTCATTTGTCAGATAGTATCTGAAAGTTTCATGCAACTTTTATCATCAGTAACAATAAATATACCACTTAATTATGCTCTCAGTCaatcaaacaaattaaagaacttaataaatgatttgttgtcaaatttttaaaatattaaaatatattttcaaattttcataaaGACAGTCATGACAATTCTTTTgaatgaaacatcaatttggtttGGCCTAGGATATATGACACGTTTACCGGGTAGTGATGATATTATAATTGCCCTCTTACAGTGAACTGGGCACAACACTGGTTTGAATATTTCCCCAACCCTCCAATCAACATTCTCGGGATGATTGAAAACGTGATAGGCCACCATGACAGATACCTCCTTCAACACTTTGTCAAATATAACGTCACGTCACAGGTAGGTGCACTCTCAGCTTGTTATTGTTCATAGAAAAACAGTATGACTTGGATACAAAATTATGTATGAATTGATTAAATGACACATTATGTCATTTTGGGCCCACGGttgcatttttgtcaaaaatacattttaatttgttctGAATGCAATTGagattatttttctatattgaGGCCAAGGAACTTGGGTATAATTTTTTTCGCaatgtcacacatattttgGGATTGATTGTATTTTTCTTGTGTTCATGCTGATTGAACACAATAGGGCACGGGAACAAATTCCATGAAGCCCACGGCATACGCAATAATTACATTCCAAATGTTTGttcctaaaaaaatataaccaaGAGCATACGTTTGCATAAAAGAAAGATTTTAGTAAAATTGTATATCAATGATTGTACGTGAATGATTCAATCTgtgcacaatattgaaataaacaatgatgtcatAGCTCCTTGCATTTTATACAATCTGAAATTCAAGTTTTATGTATAGAATTAAAAAGTGATTGACAAAAGTAATACTAATTTAGTTGgcaatttttaatttgtaacaccaaattgttaatttgtttaagaaaagtcatcattaaattaatttaaaaaaatagttatttttatgtaaaaatttagtttcaagtattttttaattttatgtaaaaaaatgtttttatgttgttcttttaaaaatttTATAGCAGAATAtagttatttataattattgctttttaaaatttaatcacTGAGTTTTCCAATAATTCAAATAGTGAATAACATGGTCAgcttttttatttctgttaaaaaaaacaacaggaaatattaatttaaaaaaggataACCTTACCAATTTCATCATTTCAATACAgcacttaatattttattatccaAAATAAGTTTAggtttacataataaaaataattatttagatgTCATTAAGTCAGATTAAAAGTCAGTGGTCAATCACTCTAAAATTAGCTGTGGCATTTTTGTGTTCACCAAATAACAGTTACAGTTTGCCCATAGCAAGCCAGGCTGACACCTGATTTTCCTGTGAGTATATGGACTTTGACACCATTTCACACATCATACACCTATAAATGGCCAATCACAGCTTAGATGGGTTGTTCATTCACAAATCATTGCATCAGCCAATCAGAGACTTGATTACTTGTGCATTCAATAATCATAGGATTTGATTGGTAACTAAAATTCCTATGCAACATTTCATTGGTTACAGTTATTTTCTTACTGAGTGAGAGATACACTTTAAAGGCAATACATGGGAATGACATGCTACAATAATTGGCATGAATGCAATTAGTTAGCCACTATTGGAAATAGGTTGTCTGTTTATTGGATAGTAATCAAGCTGAAGACTGAATTGAAAATATAGTGTGAATTTTGTTTGCTGGAGTGACATTTGTATCTGGGAACtacgaaacattttaaaaacttgGTGTGGGAATGTTCACACATCAGAATAACAACATATTTACTCTGATATAAATTGTGACTTGGACTTCAATGCTATCAGTATATTTTGAAGACGGGAGAAGACATATCTGCAGAAtagttatttaaacattttcaaatattgattaCAAACTTTTTACTTAAGAGAAATTGGACTTGTAAATTGGACATTGTGAGACATGGCAGCTATTCTACATTCCAATGTGAAGTCAGAGTTTCCATCACGAGAGTTTGTGAAGCTCCAATCCAACCCTATGTTTGGGGCTCTGCGCGACACCCTGATGCGTGATGTACAGACCTCGCCCATGCCTGTGAGCTTGATCAAGACAGAGCCTGAAAACAATGATACTGACGATACACTAGATGCTAACATGGTTGCCATACAAGAAGCCAACTTGATGTCAGATTTTCAGCAGATTTTACCCTCGGGGAATGAGAAAGTTCTTGAACTTCAGGAATTTTATCGCAATCAGTGTTCAAGCATTGAGAATGAAAGAAATCAGGCAATTCAAGACTTGAAGGAAAACAACATGCTGAGTGTTTCGCAATATCAGCGTGAGTTAAATAAGATCCATGTTCATCATGATCAGCAGCGAATGCACCTGACCAATCGTGTGACGGCAAGCCTGGAACTGTTGAAACTCAGCATTCCGTCTGCTGCCGAGGTTTCAAGCTCTAAGAATAAGAGTCGTCAGTTAAATTCTAGGGCGGTTGACATTATGACCGACTGGTATGAGAAACACATTGACCATCCTTACCCAACTGATGAAGAGAAAGTAGTTATTGCCAATCATGGCGGTTTATCATTGTCACAAGTGAAAGCGTGGTTCGCCAACAAGAGGAATCGCTCAAACAACACAAAGCCGAAGAAACAAAAGATCCAGGTCGAGAAGAAACTTCTGAGTATTTGTACTGAACTGTCAGGTGGTCAGCAGGCTCGGCCGAGACTGTATGGTGACATCATCAAGCAGCTTAGTGATATTGTGAATACTTCACACGCGTTCAACAAAGGGTCAGGGAGACTTTCAGACTCGTACAACTCCAGTGGGGATGAGCTGGAAAGCTTCTGTAGCGACTAGTAACAATCTGTTTAAATTAATAGTGATTCacagaaactgtttcaaattgtattatatatatatatatatatgtgcgtggacattgtaaatacattcagatATAAAGcagtttatataattatcaggatgtgaatgaaatttaaaaaaaagtgctattgtacagttgtaaataaaaacaatctgcaaattatattaatatttgtctATTGTATATTGTGCTTGTATATagtataaattattcatttattaaactACTTTTAATGacattgtgttttctttgtattactTACTATACGTTTTATGAAATGAACTTTCATCATTTGAGTCATACCTAGGACAAGTTTCTAATTTCCAGACCCACATGAAAGAGTAAGCTTGATGTGTCATAATCAGAATCTTTTGAGAACTTCTTTAGATAATCTGTACAAAACCTGTTCAGATCCATGTGAATGAAACACGTAATTCATTAACAGTTATGCAAAATAGTATTTCTGTCAGCAGCGTTTTTGTGCCAAAACATAACCATAACTCACAActatttaattatattcttatGAAACTCTCTGTAGAGAACATTTACAAGAGCTATGTGTTCAAAATTATGTAGCAAGACCCATatgactttaataattgtaaagttGTTCCCGAAAAACAACCAACTaccaaatatttggtaatttatTACAATAAGTACAGGAGATaggatatttataaacatatccATCAGCAACCTAAAGGAAATTCATTCTTTTACTCATGTGGACACGTATACTATGATAGTATTTGTCTAGGACAGTTCTGCACAATTATGACCCTGTTAGTAAAATACCACTATGTCTTACAAGAAAACATTGGGTTGAAAAAGCTTTTGTCAATCTTGAATGTCATACAGTTTAAGGTCTAAGTGAATGGAAGTGTTGCCAGAATTTTTCATCAGAGCActaaaaattattatataattatacccattttttgtttatttaaaaaacagcTTTTAAAAGGAGTCATTTAAAATCTGTACATTCCATATCACTAGATGTGCAAATTATTGCATTAGGTTTGATCTCCAAgtggtgaccttgaactttaACTAGGGACAAAGTTCCTGAATGGGAAATATTAGAGAGGTCTCTAAATGCCActtataaaaatacttaaagctgTTGTTACTCATACCAGGAAATAATACAGCTGTCCTTAAAAGTATGTGAGATATGTTTTCACATATGTTTCGAAATATAGGCTCACCAATTCTTGTGTAAAACCCTTGCCTTGTCATTTTGTATGGGTCATGATCACTCTACTTCCATGTACCTGTTTATATCTGTGTGACACACATTGa contains:
- the LOC128242126 gene encoding homeobox protein ceh-40-like, whose product is MAAILHSNVKSEFPSREFVKLQSNPMFGALRDTLMRDVQTSPMPVSLIKTEPENNDTDDTLDANMVAIQEANLMSDFQQILPSGNEKVLELQEFYRNQCSSIENERNQAIQDLKENNMLSVSQYQRELNKIHVHHDQQRMHLTNRVTASLELLKLSIPSAAEVSSSKNKSRQLNSRAVDIMTDWYEKHIDHPYPTDEEKVVIANHGGLSLSQVKAWFANKRNRSNNTKPKKQKIQVEKKLLSICTELSGGQQARPRLYGDIIKQLSDIVNTSHAFNKGSGRLSDSYNSSGDELESFCSD